Proteins co-encoded in one Plasmodium berghei ANKA genome assembly, chromosome: 11 genomic window:
- a CDS encoding 6-pyruvoyltetrahydropterin synthase, putative: protein MSNDLFKSENNIAELLVESPAFTFHCAHFIAYKGFRETLHGHNYNVSLKVKGHIQNDGYVVDFSILKKIVKNICNTIDHRFIIPTNSDVLKIEKINNNFQITCEDNSVYSFPQNDCVEIPIKHSSTEEIGHYILNKVIDAIGMDFLKSRSVTYIEISVSESLTQKAIVCRYI from the coding sequence ATGAGCAACGATTTATTTAAGtcagaaaataatatagcaGAACTTTTAGTTGAATCACCAGCATTTACATTTCATTGTGCTCATTTTATTGCTTATAAAGGATTCAGAGAAACATTACATGGTCATAATTATAATGTTTCGTTAAAAGTGAAAGGACATATACAAAATGATGGATATGTTGTAgatttttctatattaaaaaagatTGTTAAAAACATTTGCAATACAATAGACCATCGTTTTATTATACCCACTAACAGTGACGTTCTAAAAATcgagaaaataaataataattttcaaattaCGTGTGAAGATAATTCTGTATATTCATTTCCACAAAATGATTGTGTTGAAATTCCTATAAAGCATTCATCGACTGAAGAAATAGGCCATTACATTCTTAACAAAGTAATAGATGCAATAGGCATGGATTTCCTTAAAAGTCGGTCAGTTACTTATATAGAGATAAGTGTGAGTGAATCGCTAACACAAAAAGCGATAGTTTGCAGGTATATATA